The following are encoded together in the Planctobacterium marinum genome:
- a CDS encoding NAD-dependent epimerase/dehydratase family protein, whose amino-acid sequence MKILVTGACGYKGTVLVPKLLANGHDVVALDTQWFGNFLPDHERLQVLEQDVRDTHAIDLNDIDAIVHLASIANDPCGDLNPKLTWEVSALATMQLADKAKREGIKHFVYASSGSVYGVKEETQVTEELSLEPISEYNKTKMVSERVLLSYANEMTVQIVRPATVCGLSKRMRLDVSVNMLTMQALENRRITVFGGDQTRPNIHIEDITNLYLFLLDNPQVTGVFNAGFENISILDIANRVVEKVDAELVVTPSNDPRSYRINSDKLLATGFKPSKTVNDAIDEIIAAYKLGALKNETRFHNLKWMQANNLA is encoded by the coding sequence ATGAAAATTTTGGTAACAGGTGCATGTGGCTATAAAGGAACGGTTTTGGTACCCAAACTATTGGCTAACGGCCATGATGTAGTGGCGCTGGATACTCAATGGTTTGGAAATTTTTTGCCTGACCATGAAAGGCTGCAGGTCCTCGAGCAAGATGTCCGTGACACTCATGCCATTGATTTGAATGATATTGATGCCATTGTGCACCTTGCGTCAATTGCCAATGATCCCTGTGGTGATTTGAATCCCAAGCTCACCTGGGAAGTCAGTGCCTTGGCCACTATGCAATTGGCAGATAAAGCCAAACGAGAGGGCATCAAACATTTTGTTTACGCCTCGTCTGGCAGTGTTTACGGCGTAAAGGAAGAAACACAGGTCACAGAAGAGTTGTCGCTGGAGCCTATTTCAGAATACAACAAAACCAAGATGGTTTCTGAACGGGTGTTGTTAAGTTATGCCAATGAAATGACAGTACAGATTGTTCGTCCTGCTACGGTATGTGGCCTGTCAAAAAGAATGCGTCTCGATGTATCGGTTAATATGCTCACCATGCAGGCTCTGGAAAACAGACGCATCACAGTATTCGGAGGCGACCAAACAAGGCCTAATATTCACATTGAAGATATTACCAATTTATACCTTTTCTTGTTAGATAATCCGCAGGTGACAGGAGTGTTTAATGCCGGTTTTGAAAATATTTCGATATTAGATATTGCCAATCGCGTAGTGGAAAAAGTCGATGCTGAATTGGTGGTGACACCATCAAACGATCCTCGTTCCTATCGCATTAATTCAGATAAGCTTTTGGCGACAGGATTTAAACCGAGCAAGACGGTAAATGATGCCATTGATGAAATTATTGCAGCGTATAAGCTCGGAGCGCTGAAGAACGAAACCCGCTTCCACAACTTAAAGTGGATGCAAGCAAATAATTTGGCGTAA
- a CDS encoding TylF/MycF/NovP-related O-methyltransferase, which translates to MEPGNIVVWGTGDLCDQFMASNGSQLQVTFFVDSYKTGEKQGIPVIAPEILRDIDLSALYICSTWYNQIIPVCLKNGVKSEDIYVVMARTFEAIPLNQFERMANGEFYFLPWKKQLADIHRTLSCDIVHPDVYKDIAKSVSYCFISSVEGDFAEFGTCTGYTASLIAYAISFYAQRMQKHETAHHMQGRKLCLFDSFAGFPKATLDEDLNSPHVASGVWGEGTAKGLSALQLRQLVTQNLPEHNVNIYEGWYKDTLSDIPAGQRFAFVHMDCDLYESTIDVLRYLFSHEHLSEGAMLLFDNWYCNRASHKFAEHKAWLTLLEEFDVNFTDLGMYACVGNKMIIHDYLKK; encoded by the coding sequence ATGGAGCCAGGTAACATCGTTGTTTGGGGAACTGGTGATTTATGCGACCAGTTTATGGCGAGCAACGGAAGTCAGCTACAAGTGACATTTTTTGTAGATAGTTACAAAACAGGAGAAAAGCAAGGGATACCCGTTATTGCTCCCGAGATTCTGCGTGATATTGATCTAAGCGCGCTGTACATATGCTCAACCTGGTATAACCAGATTATCCCAGTGTGCTTGAAGAACGGAGTGAAATCAGAAGATATTTACGTGGTAATGGCGCGCACATTCGAGGCTATTCCACTGAATCAGTTTGAACGGATGGCCAACGGCGAGTTTTACTTTCTACCCTGGAAAAAACAACTGGCAGATATTCACAGGACTTTGAGCTGCGATATTGTTCATCCTGATGTATATAAAGACATTGCAAAGAGTGTGAGCTATTGCTTCATTTCATCTGTTGAAGGCGATTTTGCAGAGTTTGGAACCTGCACTGGCTACACTGCTTCTTTGATAGCTTATGCAATTAGTTTTTATGCTCAGCGTATGCAAAAACACGAGACGGCTCATCATATGCAAGGCAGAAAGCTCTGTCTGTTCGATAGCTTTGCTGGTTTTCCGAAAGCCACTCTTGATGAAGATTTGAATTCACCTCATGTAGCATCCGGTGTGTGGGGTGAGGGCACAGCTAAAGGGCTTAGCGCATTGCAACTTCGTCAACTGGTAACACAGAATTTACCGGAACATAATGTCAACATTTACGAGGGTTGGTACAAAGATACATTGTCAGACATCCCTGCAGGCCAACGCTTCGCTTTCGTACATATGGATTGTGATCTATATGAGTCCACCATTGACGTTTTACGTTATTTATTCTCACACGAGCATTTGTCAGAGGGGGCAATGCTGTTGTTTGACAACTGGTATTGCAATCGAGCTAGTCATAAATTTGCCGAGCACAAGGCGTGGCTGACACTACTCGAAGAATTTGATGTTAATTTCACTGATCTTGGCATGTATGCCTGCGTTGGAAACAAGATGATCATTCACGACTACCTTAAAAAGTAG